The following coding sequences are from one Macaca nemestrina isolate mMacNem1 chromosome 1, mMacNem.hap1, whole genome shotgun sequence window:
- the LOC105498039 gene encoding solute carrier family 25 member 44 isoform X2: protein MEDKRNIQIIEWEHLDKKKFYVFGVAMTMMIRVSVYPFTLIRTRLQVQKGKSLYHGTFDAFIKILRADGITGLYRGFLVNTFTLISGQCYVTTYELTRKFVADYSQSNTVKSLVAGGSASLVAQSITVPIDVVSQHLMMQRKGEKMGRFQVRGNPEGQGVVAFGQTKDIIRQILQADGLRGFYRGYVASLLTYIPNSAVWWPFYHFYAG from the exons ATGGAGGACAAACGCAACATCCAGATCATCGAGTGGGAACACCTGGACAAGAAGAAGTTCTACGTGTTTGGTGTGGCAATGACAATGATGATCCGTGTCAGTGTCTACCCATTCACCCTCATCCGCACCCGGTTGCAAGTTCAGAAGGGGAAGAGCCTCTACCATGGGACCTTCGATGCCTTCATCAAGATCCTGCGAGCAGATGGTATCACTGGCCTCTACCGAGGGTTCCTGGTCAATACCTTCACCCTCATCTCTGGCCAGTGTTATGTCACCACTTATGAGCTCACCCGGAAGTTTGTGGCTGACTACAGCCAGAGTAACACAGTCAAATCACTGGTGGCTGGTGGCTCAGCCTCCCTTGTGGCCCAGAGCATCACAGTGCCCATTGATGTAGTCTCCCAGCACCTCATGATGCAGCGCAAGGGTGAGAAAATGGGCCGCTTTCAGGTGCGGGGGAACCCAGAGGGACAAGGGGTAGTTGCCTTTGGCCAAACCAAGGACATCATCAGGCAGATCCTGCAGGCTGATGGGCTTCGCGGCTTCTATCGAGGCTATGTGGCTTCACTGCTTACCTATATCCCAAACAGTGCTGTCTGGTGGCCCTTCTATCACTTCTACGCAG GTTGA
- the LOC105498039 gene encoding solute carrier family 25 member 44 isoform X1, with translation MEDKRNIQIIEWEHLDKKKFYVFGVAMTMMIRVSVYPFTLIRTRLQVQKGKSLYHGTFDAFIKILRADGITGLYRGFLVNTFTLISGQCYVTTYELTRKFVADYSQSNTVKSLVAGGSASLVAQSITVPIDVVSQHLMMQRKGEKMGRFQVRGNPEGQGVVAFGQTKDIIRQILQADGLRGFYRGYVASLLTYIPNSAVWWPFYHFYAEQLSYLCPKECPHIVFQAVSGPLAAATASILTNPMDVIRTRVQVEGKNSIILTFRQLMAEEGPWGLMKGLSARIISATPSTIVIVVGYESLKKLSLRPELVDSRHW, from the exons ATGGAGGACAAACGCAACATCCAGATCATCGAGTGGGAACACCTGGACAAGAAGAAGTTCTACGTGTTTGGTGTGGCAATGACAATGATGATCCGTGTCAGTGTCTACCCATTCACCCTCATCCGCACCCGGTTGCAAGTTCAGAAGGGGAAGAGCCTCTACCATGGGACCTTCGATGCCTTCATCAAGATCCTGCGAGCAGATGGTATCACTGGCCTCTACCGAGGGTTCCTGGTCAATACCTTCACCCTCATCTCTGGCCAGTGTTATGTCACCACTTATGAGCTCACCCGGAAGTTTGTGGCTGACTACAGCCAGAGTAACACAGTCAAATCACTGGTGGCTGGTGGCTCAGCCTCCCTTGTGGCCCAGAGCATCACAGTGCCCATTGATGTAGTCTCCCAGCACCTCATGATGCAGCGCAAGGGTGAGAAAATGGGCCGCTTTCAGGTGCGGGGGAACCCAGAGGGACAAGGGGTAGTTGCCTTTGGCCAAACCAAGGACATCATCAGGCAGATCCTGCAGGCTGATGGGCTTCGCGGCTTCTATCGAGGCTATGTGGCTTCACTGCTTACCTATATCCCAAACAGTGCTGTCTGGTGGCCCTTCTATCACTTCTACGCAG AGCAGCTCTCCTACCTGTGTCCTAAGGAGTGCCCTCACATTGTCTTCCAAGCCGTCTCAGGGCCCCTGGCTGCAGCCACTGCCTCCATCCTCACCAATCCCATGGATGTCATACGAACCCGCGTGCAG GTTGAGGGTAAGAACTCCATCATCCTGACCTTCAGACAACTGATGGCAGAAGAAGGGCCTTGGGGCCTCATGAAGGGCCTCTCGGCCAGAATCATCTCAGCCACACCTTCCACCATTGTCATTGTGGTGGGCTATGAGAGCCTCAAGAAACTTAGCCTCCGACCTGAGCTGGTGGACTCGAGACACTGGTAG